A region of Larimichthys crocea isolate SSNF chromosome X, L_crocea_2.0, whole genome shotgun sequence DNA encodes the following proteins:
- the LOC113746596 gene encoding zinc finger BED domain-containing protein 1-like translates to MKYHTTTSNMRTHLLTLHPGKLAELTSDTDEPQPKQARITSFMPASRGLSAERQKKITDKLTRFICKDMRPINISQGSGFKDFVQELEPRYAVPSRATISDRVVKLYDATKDNIKKMLSGENISLTTDGWTSIATEAYVTVTAHFINEDWELKDIILKTAEVQKTHTAEHVAECIANILGEYNVRPQSVLSITTDNAANYINAVERHLQVANVPCMAHTINLAVRKGLTVRAIESPINRLKATALHFNKSTTDSYLLESKQRLLGVKPAKLINDCATRWNSTYDMVCRAADQQAPVAAVIMEKKLGHLELNTNEWSLMEQVSSLLQPFKVATEALSTDRFPTASAVLPLKYVLMSHLQPSTGDPQALNDMKTKISADLEKRYSHTKDAFMLLNSASYLDPRFHRLIHLTGEQQQEVRDKVHREMRLIAEDEEHAENEEGAGDGTPLGAMGSLLGNVYRQFAGPGGTLDSGLVLQQEMRMYDAETPIPSDSNPLSWWKTSGTKYPHLARLARRYLSIPGTSVRAERVFSTAGMIVNKKRSALDPANVDRLVFLANNL, encoded by the exons ATGAAGTATCATACCACGACGAGTAACATGCGGACACACCTGTTGACGCTACACCCTGGCAAGCTAGCCGAGCTAACTTCGGACACTGATGAACCTCAGCCCAAGCAGGCACGAATCACCTCTTTCATGCCTGCCTCACGGGGCTTATCAGCCGAACGTCAAAAGAAGATAACCGATAAACTGACACGATTTATCTGCAAAGATATGAGGCCGATAAACATCTCGCAGGGGTCTGGGTTTAAAGATTTCGTCCAGGAGTTAGAACCCAGGTACGCAGTTCCTTCCCGTGCAACCATCAGTGACAGAGTTGTTAAACTTTATGATGCAACAAAAGACAAcatcaaaaaaatgttaagCGGAGAAAACATTTCCCTGACAACAGATGGATGGACCTCGATAGCCACCGAGGCATATGTGACAGTCACCGCACATTTCATAAACGAGGACTGGGAACTGAAGGACATCATTCTTAAAACAGCCGAAGTCCAGAAAACCCACACAGCTGAACACGTCGCAGAGTGCATCGCCAATATACTCGGAGAATACAACGTGAGGCCCCAGTCGGTGCTGTCCATTACCACAGACAATGCGGCTAATTATATTAACGCTGTCGAGAGGCACCTGCAAGTAGCCAATGTACCATGCATGGCCCACACTATTAACTTGGCTGTGAGGAAAGGGCTAACAGTGCGAGCTATCGAAAGCCCTATCAACAGACTGAAGGCCACAGCACTGCATTTCAACAAGTCAACCACGGACAGCTACCTGTTGGAATCTAAACAGAGGCTGCTCGGAGTGAAACCTGCTAAGCTGATCAATGATTGTGCCACCCGTTGGAACAGCACTTACGACATGGTGTGTCGGGCAGCGGATCAGCAAGCTCCGGTGGCAGCTGTCATCATGGAGAAAAAACTCGGTCATCTTGAGTTGAACACCAACGAGTGGAGCCTCATGGAGCAG GTGAGCTCATTGCTACAGCCTTTTAAAGTGGCCACGGAGGCATTATCAACTGACCGATTTCCAACCGCATCAGCCGTTCTCCCCCTTAAGTACGTGCTTATGTCACATCTTCAGCCATCTACCGGTGATCCTCAAGCACTCAATGACATGAAAACTAAGATCTCCGCCGACCTCGAGAAGCGCTACAGTCATACCAAAGATGCGTTCATGCTTCTCAATTCTGCTAGTTACCTCGACCCCCGGTTCCATCGACTGATTCATCTGACCGGAGAACAACAGCAGGAGGTGCGCGATAAAGTACATAGAGAGATGAGGTTGATTGCGGAGGATGAAGAGCACGCGGAGAATGAAGAGGGAGCAGGGGATGGAACCCCTCTGGGTGCTATGGGGTCCCTTTTGGGGAATGTTTATCGCCAGTTTGCTGGTCCAGGTGGTACTTTGGACAGTGGACTTGTGCTACAGCAAGAGATGCGCATGTACGATGCTGAGACACCAATACCTAGCGACAGCAACCCATTGTCGTGGTGGAAGACGTCAGGAACCAAGTACCCTCACCTCGCCCGGCTGGCACGGCGCTACTTGAGCATCCCGGGCACCTCAGTTAGAGCAGAAAGGGTTTTTTCCACTGCTGGCATGATAGTAAATAAAAAACGCTCTGCACTAGACCCAGCAAACGTGGATCGCCTGGTGTTTTTGGCTAACAACCTTTAG